One Eurosta solidaginis isolate ZX-2024a chromosome 1, ASM4086904v1, whole genome shotgun sequence genomic window, GGTTTTAGAAAAATTGCACTGTTTTGAAGAAGAAATTCCTAGGCTAAAAAAAGCAATccaatttttaaaagaaatattCAAAATACAAGTAATTGATGCACAAACCTTTGTAAAGTTTGCACTCTCTTCCTTGGCTAATATAGAATTATCAATTATTTCGCAGACTGTCACAGCATTACTATTGGAGTTCGAACTGGCTCTATTTTGTATTTCTGAAAACCAGAGCCCCATGCCGGAAGAGctgaaaaatattgtaataaagCATATTTGAGTGGCCGTGAATTCATTACTATtccttattatttattttaataattaccTGAAAAACATGCCGCACATAATAAAGCAGCAAATGAAGAAATTGAGAGCATATGGACGACGCAATAACGGACGAGTTTCCTTCCAAACATGCTTGATGGCTTCACCGCTTTAAAATTGTTAGaagaaatatgaaatttaaagaaAGTTAAATGAAGTTCTTTAAATATCACTAGAGAGACCTTGTTCAGCCCGCAAACTGGGCCCATATCGCGTTATACGATCCAtgatttaaatccattttgtAAATCACAATAGCACTGAAATGTTGAATCCTTGTAATGACATATATTTACTAGTGACCATACGAAGTCATTAGACCCATATTTTCTcacaatttttataaatagtttgacagattcatatttatgACTTGAGTGCAATTGATTTTGCATCCGTGGTCATATTACACGATACGGGCTCTAGTATACATTTCATACTCATCTAATTAATGTTACAATTTTTTCTCCATCTCATATTCCATTTATCTCCCTCCCACTTCTACTCCTAGTCCCTTTACCACTTCCACAGTTACCTCCCCTCCCATTCCACCTCCCAATCCTAACCTCACGTCCAACTCTACTCGCACTTACACTCccatttttatgccgactcccactTTCACTCATAGTCCAAGTCCCACTACCGCTTCCAGTTCCACTCCCTCTTCCTCCACCACTTTCCTCATAGTCTCCTCATGTAGGGAGTCTCTATATCAAATGTTGAATACCTCCTTCCTAGCAAATTTGACTGATATGAAATTAACGCAGGTACAATTTTTAGAACCGAAGTCATTTTTATACATATTATCTGGATAGATAGTTGAGACGTTCTTCTATCCGATAATATTTTTACTTGTGATGTACATATCTACTCTGCCAGTCATATTGAAGCTTTTGCAAAAACAAATTGCTGCATATTTTTGCCTCTCTCTCCTACTGTAAATAGTTGGTCCGAGAAGGGACGTATCCTACCCCTTTCACTTTCTCGGTTTTTCTTTTTTCTACACCTACATTCTTTCCCATCTCTCAAcctctttcatttttttttttcatcaccttCTCTTCTATTGCTTCCTTATATTCCCATCTTCCCCTCGAACTTTCTACATTTTTATGCCCGTTTCCTACTCGCAATTTCATTCCCTCAAATTTTCTTCCCTTTCGACTTCTCTTTCTCCCCCTCTCGAATCTCTCCTACCTCTTAGTTTCCCTTTCCCCTTTTCCTGCCTATGACTTTTGTACAGCTTTCCCTTTCCTCTTTTTCTTCTGAAAGAAAGAATTCCAAATAATAAGCTTGTCGGAGAAGAACTCTTGTactaaacttaaaaaaatggaCCATAAATTAGATTTATTCGATTAGGTCCGCCACTGGTCCCCATACTGAAAAGATGTTTCTCGAATATTAAGCtaggcctaccacaccgaggatcctgggttcacgccacggtcaaaacaacagcaaaatttgttaaacaagtttttccaattagcaaaaaatttttctaagctgtgatttggcaaacactccgattgtatttctgccacgaaaagcttctcagtggaaactcatctgctttgcagatatcgttcggagttggcataaaacaggtaggtcccgtcccgccaatttataggaaaaattaaaaggagctcgacgcaaattggaagagaagctcggcctaaaatctcttcgaaggttatcacgccttacatttattttatttatacaagGTACCAAATCTCAAGCAAATCACAACAGAACTACGTTTATTACAATATGTTGGGTCCTGATCCAGTTTCCGAAaagaaaagtttatcaaataatAATCTTGACCACTGTACCGAATTTCAAGGTAATTGCaccataaataatttttttagaataGTTTGGCCCATGATCCTTTctcggaatgaaaagtttctcaagtATTAACTTTCTCAAAGACGTACCTCTATATCAAACTTCAATCAAATCGCACCATTACTCTGCGTACCAGAGAGAAGTGGTTCCAAATATTTGGCTTGTAGAATAGGAAgtcctgtaccaaatttcaagaaaatcgcaCCACAAACAAAATTAGCTTGATCAAAGAGGTACCCTTTGTCGAATTTCCAGCAAATCGCGCCATAAATTAGATTTCATGGAAAATGTCCCTACTCTACTTTCCGAAAAGGTTTTTCAAATAATAACTTACCAAACTTTAACCAAACAGACATAAAAAGCTCCAAGAAGTAAGCTTGTAGAAGACGAACCTCTGTACCAAATTTTTAGAAATCGCATCTTAAGTGATATTATAATGAATAGGCCGTTAACTGATCAGCTTCccggaagaaattttttttcaaatattaagctAGGCAAAGAGGTACTGTTTTACTAAATCTCAAGCAAATATCCCCGTATATACGTTTTAAAAAAGTAGTTCGAGCCCTCGACCACTTTCCGGAAAGGAAAGTTTATCAAACCATAAGCTAGTCAAAGAAGTCCGTCCCCCTGTACCAAAATTTCAAGGAAATTGCaccataaataatttatttagaaTAGATCGGCCCCTGGCCCACTCCCTGGAATAAAAAGTTTCTAAAATATTAACTTGGTCAAAGAGGCCTTtacaaaatttcaagcaaatggGACCATAAATTAGATTTTTTGGAAGAGGTCGGTCATTGCTGTACTTCTCGGAAAGCGAAGTTTATCAAATATTAAGATAATCAAAGAGGTATCTTATACCAAACTTCAACCAAAATACCACTTGCCAGGCAGAAAGTGTTCCAAATAGCAAGCTTGTAGAAAAGGAACCCCTGCACCAAATTTCAAGAATATAGTACCGTACATAATACTTTTACGAAAAGGTCGACTGTTCATCCCAGTGGTGTATCCAGGAGGgtgattgggggggggggggggggggggggggggggggggggataaatCCCCCCTTCGTCGCTCAACTTCTTATTTTACttcgtaatttatattaaaattaccaatttttCTTCTGATTTAGCAAAAAAATACAATAGAAAATCAAAATCTCTATATAATTAGGTTCGTGGGAAGGTaatattaatgtttaattttgtCGTGGAGTATACAGTACTTATGAAATTCCATATCGTCGGCCCCAACAAAAActatctcagatcgttatttgcGTCGAAGGCTAGCTCATTTCGCTTATTTGCgtcgaagactatctcagttcgttttGATTTATGAAAAACTGACACCTTTTgcttgtttgctaattttgtattttgttttttaattttacttatttttgtattattttactttattttatttttttttagtttctctcattttatttatttttatttataaaatgtaAGGAGCGGCTGAATGGTTTGACAATGTTGGCGATTCATCGCAATGTACCAATAACACCGGAAGAAATTATTGAGAGATTGAGTGTTATAGTAAACCTAGTTACTGTGTGTCTTAAAtctatttaacttaaaataaatgTCTGGtcacccctcccccccccccttgGCAAAATTCTGGATACGCCACTGGTTCATCCGCTTCCCGGAAAGAGAAATTTCTTAAATATTAAGCTAGACAAAGGAGTACCCTTTTGTCGAATCTTAGGCAAATCGCCATATTAATACGATTTAATACAATAGGTCGAACCCCCGTCCACTTCTCGGTAagaaagtttctcaaataataagctagTCAAAGAGGTCCCCCTGtacaaaatttcaagcaaatcgcaccgtACAAAGTTTGTTAAACATTTGCTTGGTAACCTGTACCGAATTTTATGCAAGTTGCACCATAAATTCGATTTTTTTGAAGAGGTCGGTCCCTGGTCAAGTTCCGGGAAAGTAACGTTGAACCGAATTTCAATTAAATCTCaccataaattatttttttttagaatatgtCGGTCCTCCTCCCGGAATAAAATGGTTCTCAAATATTAACTTGGTCAAGAAAGTTTCTTGAATATTTAATTGGTGAAAAAAGCACCCTGCACCAAATTTCAAGGAAATTATACCATAAATTAGATTTTTTGGAAgaggtcggtccctggtccacttcccggaaagaaaagtgTCTCAAATGTAAGCTAGTCAAATTTTAAAGGAATTATACCATAAACTATTTTTTTAACATGTCTTTCCCTGGCTCAGAAGAATTTAATTGATGAAAACTGACATTGTTGTTGCGCAATTCATAAATTTACCAATTTTCAGAATATTCATTGCAAGCCTCTAAATGTTGATAAGAATTTTGGAAATTCTGAATCATCAAcattaataattatattttttctaatGTATGTAAGTTTAGATGAAATTTACCATGACTGGCTCGTCAAAACCACGCAATTGGCATCAACGGAGACTtcggcttttaaattttttacaccaaACTGCGTTAAGTTGTTGCCAGTATTGAGTTCACAAATCCAGTTAACTGCTTTCAAAGCTTCTTTTTCTTTACGTAAGGATAAATAAAGTTGAGGGCTTTCAGGTAGAAATAATAAAACCACTACCGCTATTAGTCCTGGCAATAGATTAAAAAACGTCAAGAGATGCCATGGTCGGAAGTTGAAACTTGAAGTTATTTGCAGAGTCCAATCCATTGACAGCACCAACCAAGCAACGGCTGTGAAGAGAAAGTATTGTAACAAAAATTTTTCAGATTTCATCATCTTACCCGGTACATACGTCATTGATACACCAACAAACAAACTGGAATAATTCACCACTATTGGACGGTGGCGCGTCGTAAAGAACTCAGCTAAAAACGCATATGTTGTTGAGGAGGGACCTGCAATACtgttggcaatattattattccAAATTAAATGCCAAAGCTTTAGGAAGTATAAggtattcattatatttcaataCTTACAAAATGCCAACGACGAAGCGCATGAAAACATAAGCCCAATAATTCCTTATGAACATGGAGATGGCTGAAAAAAAACATGCGCCAAAAGTAGCGTAGATCAAAACCACTCGACGTCCGACTGTATCGCTGAGGTAACCCCAAACATATGAAAATATAGCAATACCTGAAGAATAGaatattattaaattttcgaatttaatttacatataggtagttttttaatttgttgttgttgttgtttttgttgttgttgggggTATTATCGATGgctatagatccggtacgttccggtaacaagcaccatttaggtGTAAGTGCTATCATCTCGGGACagatttaatataaccacatttAACCTTTTTAGCCATCCTGCTCCATCCCTTAGTTTCATGAGAAGCTTGGGcttgccagagcctcgcctgctaaatatgtgtatgatacatgcatatttgtaacaggattcgccacgggtaggtgaggccgacaattgggttggagaagctataaattacgaTGACATCCCCTTGTGTAGTacacacaatcccttgaatcaggcatacctgccgcgggtatattccaagccGCTGGAGGTTTACAGGGACTGTCAAATCTGTATTCCATGGCCATCCCCATATATCAAAGTATCCCAGAAAGAAAGGtccaaacttaaaaaaaacatgTATGTACGAGGAATTCTATTAAAAGTTTATCGAAGTCATGTTGTCATGTTGAAGGCAGTCACAGAAACCGACGATATTGCAATCTGTATGTGAAGGACAAATTTTGCGGGTGAATGGAGAGGTCAAAATCGGAGACTTATTTTATAGAACCAGAGGGAACCACACCGACAAGGCGGATGTGTCTAAAGCTGAAGAGCTGAAAGTCTACCACAAGAGCAAAGAAGCAACCATAAAAACAAAGTTAGAAAGAGAAGAGAAATACTTTTGAATCACCAGCAACTGAAAGGCTGCAGTGGGTGATAAACCAAAGTGAAATAATATCAAGTCTTCGACTATCCGTATTGATTGGGTCAATCTTTACTATAAATGTTTACTTAAGGATGGAGATATGTATATTAAGGGAGCTTTTTAGCTTCATGATCAGCTTATTGAGATACACACCGAATAAATGCTGATATTCAGAGTAGAGGTGGCGGCAGCCTTTGGGAATGGTGATCACCGGGTAATTGTTGGCATTTGACAATTTTTTATAGAAGTCGCTGAGAACTTGTTTGTGCTCTATTTCTTTATGCCGCTGACTTTTTGTATGCTGAATTCCTTCATAGTGCGTACGAggatgacttcttaagttcctggACGGCGAcgacctcttcaatcagatgtctgttatgatgcccaggtttctgggtattcaggaCAAACCGTTTGTTAAGCACTTCATAGCCTTGTactttgttgtgcatttattgagtagcagcatagtgatgtatcgaaatgctaatattcgcctcATTATATAAACCTCAAAACCGAATCGTAAATTGTTATATTCAAGAAACTTATTGTTCTTCGAGTTCTCAATGAAATTTGACTCAATTTATCTCCCTGCAATATCTTATAACATTTTTCGTGTAACTAATATCATCTTCATATCTCTTGTTTGTTTACAATAACACATTTAAgataatttgattttaatttccTATTTCAATTGAACAAGAAAAATTTTGATATAAGTTTTTGTGTAAAGGGCCCTACCAATAAATATTATTCTAGGggctgtttttattttatcaaTTCCAATCTTTCCAACCGACTTCCTGAGTTACAACTTTAGTAATGATTTCGCTGAAATACGAGCTATTGAACAAACCGTCTGGGACTACAAATAGGAGACCTTGTGTGGTGCTTATCTcaaattgtttaatatatataactTCGTCTTTTGAAAAATATGGTTTTTGGTTAAATAAATATGTGCGATGTATATTTGAATGCATGTATGTATCCAAGTATCGccaccatatgtatgtatgttgacaAGCAAATCATATTAGATAAACAAACTATGTACAGTGGCCATTTTACAGGGGGCGAAATATGGGAGAgtccaccaaaaaaaaaaaaaacaaagacctAGTTTTAATGCATTGTTTCACATACTTTGCACTTTTGTGGCAGTCACGAATGCAAGTGCTCAGGGGTCCACTTTTTCTCTGAGACGAATGAAGACTTTGTTTAGGATTATAATGTTTCAGGATAGCCTCAACGGTATAGGTCCTCTTTATGTATATATGGTTACATcggaaaaaattttggaatgatATCCAAAATGGGCAAGAACCTTTTTTTTCTAGTTATGCCTACCCCTCCAAAAGATTTCACCTAGATCCGCTCCTGATATGTATGTTTGCAAGCGTGTatcacttattattattttttctttctaaTATAACAATTACACTTGCAGAAACGTGAGCTGATAGAACTGCAAAACAAGTGGACGAACATCATCATCactaattagcgcttaaccgcctGTTTCGCGATAGCTGACGTCAATTGGGGACACCAAGGACGAACATCATCATCactaattagcgcttaaccgcctGTTTCGCGATAGCTGACGTCAATTAGGgacaccaagggaggtcaagtccgCCTCCACCTGACTCTCCCAGTTCAGTGGAGGCCTCCCCCTTACTCTGCTCTCAAActacggtgtcgactgaaatacttttttggGCGATGTTTCTTCAACCATTCGCattacatgacctagccagcaacATGTGGACGAACTCACATCATATTTATGCACAAAATGGATATGCAGAGTTATTTTAAACATACTAGTGTAAAATAGGCTGTCATGAAGATTTTAGTTAACAACTTTCCCCGCGATATCATGTATTTATGTACTTACCCACAAAACTAGCCGCACTCATTATGGCCTTATGAACTGAGGTAGTAGCAAAATCA contains:
- the LOC137237919 gene encoding synaptic vesicle glycoprotein 2B-like; protein product: MMSSDKSQKVSVSVICAGQNVLPNVENVPHMQHSTRRNSQNISQFPKVVVHDYEDVLDMIGFGCTQWIVLITCGLLLMMVINETMGMSIITIASQCDFATTSVHKAIMSAASFVGIAIFSYVWGYLSDTVGRRVVLIYATFGACFFSAISMFIRNYWAYVFMRFVVGIFIAGPSSTTYAFLAEFFTTRHRPIVVNYSSLFVGVSMTYVPAVAWLVLSMDWTLQITSSFNFRPWHLLTFFNLLPGLIAVVVLLFLPESPQLYLSLRKEKEALKAVNWICELNTGNNLTQFGVKNLKAEVSVDANCVVLTSQSCGEAIKHVWKETRPLLRRPYALNFFICCFIMCGMFFSSSGMGLWFSEIQNRASSNSNSNAVTVCEIIDNSILAKEESANFTKICNDSISDKSFFDSISLGLCFVVGYALTGVILNIFGRKSTIIGSLLLSALCCAALLWLRHPTAVVVCFIIFLTMPGLCVATLSSALVDLVPTHLRGKAICLCLMMGRSGSVFGSNIIGVLLETHCISTFAFFSGCVFVCMLLTILLPI